The Streptomyces cyaneogriseus subsp. noncyanogenus region GACGCCGCTCCAGATGGCCATGGTGTCCGCCGCCATCGCCAACGGCGGCAAGCTGGTCGCCCCGCACATGGTGTCGCAGGTCACCGACAGCGACGGCGACGTGCTGGAGAACTACGACGACGCCCCGGAGACGAAGGAGATCGTCAGCTCCTCCACCGCCGGGCAACTGGAGTCGGCCATGCGGACGGTGGTCGATAAGGGCACCGGTTCCAACGCGCGGGTCGCGGGCGCGACCGTGGGCGGCAAGACGGGTACGGCACAGCACGGCGAGAACAACAGCAAGACGCCGTACGCCTGGTTCACCTCCTACGCCACGTCCGACTCCACCGGCGAGGAGGTCGCCGTGGCGGTCCTGGTCGAGCAGTCCGACGCGGCCCGCTCGGAGGTCAGCGGCAACGGCCTGGCCGCACCGGTGGCCAAGGCGATGATGGAGGCGGCGCTGAAGAGCTAGGTCTCTCGACCGGTTTCCGCCGTCCGCCCCAGGGGGTGCCCGCACAGGGCGCCCCCTCTCCTTTGAACCGGCCGCAGATCCTTTCCGTGGTACGGAGTCAGGCCGCCTTCGGGTTCGGTCGGCCATACGACGTTCGAGGCACCGTACAGACATGCGGTGAACGCTGCTACAGTTCCGGATCTCGTCCCGGCGCACGGCTGTTCGACGCCGGGGAAGCCGCTGCGAGGAGAGACCGCTCGTGGGGACAGTCGTCGACGACGCCGCCTCCGTGGAGTTCCACGCCTTCTTCGAGCGCTACTACGCCGAACTCTCCCGGCTGGCCCACTTGCTGACGGGCGAACCGGACGCCGCCGACGACCTGGCGGCGGACGCTCTGCTGGCGCTGTGGCACCGCTGGGACCGGGTCCGCGCCGCCGACCACCCGGTGGCCTACGCCCGGGGTGTGGTCGCCAACCTGGCCCGCACCCGCGTCCGCAGCGCGGTGCGCGAGCGCCGCCGGATCGCCCTGTTCTGGTCCCAGCGCGAGGAACGGACCGAGAACCCGGACGTGGCCGGCGTCGTCGACGTGCAGGAGGCGCTGCGCCGGCTGCCGTTCCGCAAGCGGGCCTGCGTGGTGCTGCGGCACGCCTTCGACCTCTCCGAGAAGGACACCGCGCTCGCCCTGGGCGTCTCGGTGGGTACGGTGAAGAGCCAGACGTCCAAGGGAATGGCGGAACTCCAGCGGCTGCTCGGCACACGGCACGTTCCGCAGCGGGTGCACGTGGCCATGGCCCGCACCGGTGAGGCCGGAGGAAGGAACCGATGACCGTGCAGGACGTGCACGAGGAACTGCGTGCCCGGCTGCACGAGGCCGCGGCGGCGCACCAGCCCGACCGCGCGCGCATCCTGGCCCGGGTGGAGCGCGGCATGGCGGGCGCGGCGCGCCCGGCGCACCGGATGGTCCGCCCCCGGGCGGCCGGCTGGGCCCGGGTGGCGGGGGCGACGGCCGCGGTGGCGGGCGTCCTGGCGGTCGGCGGTTACGCGGTCGCCTCCGCGGTGCGGGAGGAGACTTCCCCGCAGCGCACGGTCGCCGTCTCGCCCACGCCGACGCCCACGCCGCCCCCGACTCCGGCACCGACGCCGTCGTCCGCCCCGTCCCGGGAGGCCGCCGGCCGTACGCCCGTGCCGCCCGCCGTCCCGGCCCCCGGCACGGCACCGGAGTCGGCCGGTCCGAGCGCCTCCCCGGAGCAACGCCCCTCCTCCCCCGGCGGCGTGGCGGACGGCCCCCTGTGGTCGGACGGCTCGGTGGACCCGCACAGCCATGAGTTCTGGGCGCAGAGCAACATCACCCTCAAGACCCGGGAGCCGCTGACCGCGCTCACCGTGCGGCTGGTGATCCGGCAGACGGGCGGGGTCTCCTCCACCGGTGCCTGGCGGTCGCTGCCCGAGGACGACTTCACCCTCACGGTCGGCGAACGGGACGGCTCCCTCGTCTACGCCTGGGTGCTGAAACCGGGCCGCACGGTCCCGGCGGGCGAGTGGATGTTCGCCGGGCAGTACGACCACGAGCGCGGCGGCCGGGACGCCAAGGGCGACCGCTACACCGCCACCGCCACCACCGCGGCCGGTGCGCGACGGCTCGCGGTGGAAGGCGACTTCGCCGCCCGCGGGGCCGCGGCCACGGCGGACGCCGACGCGTCCTGAGAACGTCTTGTGGATCTTGGCAACCCGTTCCGCGCCGGCGGCGACCAGGAAGCGCAAGCTTTCCTCCCCGCGCAAGCAACTGGGCATGACCGCACGAGCTGAACAGCGCGTCCGCCGCCGGGTCACCACCCGGGGGTCCGGCGGGGCGCCGCGCCCGGCCGCGTCACAGGACGCGGTCCAGCCAGGCGAAGACCTCCTCCTGCATGGGGCGGGTGAAGACATGGCCGACGCCCGGCCACACCCGCGTGCGCAGCCGCTCCCCGGCGTGGCGGGAGTCCCACACGGCGCGCAGCCGGGCGTGGGCGGCCCGGACGCCGTCGGCCGTGAACAGCGGGTCCCGCTCGCCGTGGAGGAACAGCATCGGCCTGGGCGCGGCGATGCTCGCCACGTCGGGGAGGTCCAGATGGCGGGCGAGCCCGGGGTGGAGCATGTGGAAGGCCGACTGGCCGCGTAGCGTGTTGCCGCCGGGCACCATCAGCTCCTTCAGGCCGGTCATCCAGCACACGCTCGCCGCGGCCGCGACGGCGTCGCTGAGGGCGGCGGTCTGCCAGGCGCGGTAGCCGCCCAGGGAGAACCCCAGGGCTGCGACCCGCGCGGCGGCCACCCGTTCCAGGCCGGCGAGGAAGGCGGCGGCGCGGGCGTCCTCGCGGGCCAGCAGACCGGCGAGCGAGCTGCCGAGGTGGTAGAGGTTGCCGGCCAGGGCCTGCTGCCGTTCGTAGGCGAGGGGGCCCCGGTCGCCCCAGCCGAGGGCGTCCAGGCAGAGGACGACGTAGCCGCGCCGGGCCAGCTCGTCGCCGACGAAGCGCCCGCCGTAGCAGCGGTCGGCCCACCGGCGGGCGGAGGCGAGCCGGGCGTCGTCGTACCAGGGCCCGATCAGCTTCTCCTTGCCGATGTCGAAGCGGGAGCCGTGGTCGTGCAGGAGGAGGACGGCCGGGAAGGGGCCGGTGCCGTGCGGGGTGAGCAGGGCACCGGGGACGCGCGCGTAGCGGGTGAGGGAGACGGTCACCCGCTCCCGGGTCCAGCCGTCCGCCTCGCGGCGGTCGGTGAACTCCGGGTCGTACGGGGTGTCGTCCTGCCGGTCGACGAGGAGGTGTTCCTCGACGCGGGCGCGGGCGGTGCGGCGCCAGACGCCGAAGTCGCGGATCGGCGAGGTGCCCCAGGCGAGCGGGAAGCGCAGCTCGTCCTTGAGCACCTGGTGGAAGCCGGGGAGGTCACCGGGGAGCATCCGGCCGCCAGTCGCCCAGCTGGGCCGCGCGGGTGTGCGAGGCCGCCTGGGCGCGGGTGAGCTGGGGCCGGTTCTCCGGGACGGTGACGGCGGCGCCGGGGCCGGTGTTGCGGTACTCGGCGAAGCGCATGGTCTGCCAGGGGTGCGCGTCCCGCATGTTGGCGTAGGGCGCGACCGCGTCGATGCCGGGGCCCAGGCGGGTGTCGCGGACGGTGAGCATGGGACGGGTGGTGAGGTCGGAGCTGGGCACCCAGGGGCGGGCCAGTTTGTAGAAGGCGTCCGGGGCCTCGCTGGTGATCCGGCTCCGGGTCACCAGGAAGCCGCGCGGGTTGGCGCCCGCGGTGGAGGGGGCGAAGACGAAGCCGTAGGGGGCGCCGGACAGGTCGGTGCGGTCCAGGGTGCGGAAGTGGCAGTGGTCGAAGACCGCGGTGGCCCGGCCGAAGACGAAGTCGACGTCGCCCTCGACGTGGCAGTGGGCGAAGTACTGGCGGGCGAAGTGGCCCAGGTCCCGGGTGTCGGCGTACAGGGTGTCCTGGTGGCCGAGGAAGCGGCAGTGGTGGAAGGCCGAGCGGTCGCCCTGCGCCTTGAGCGCGACGGCCTGGGTGCCACTGGTGCCGGGGTGGTCGGCGCGCAGCCAGTCGTTGGCGAAGGTGATCCGGTGGGCGGTGAAGCCGTCGGCCTGCACGGTGACGGTGGCGGAGCCGCTGGTGCCGTAGGTGCCGCCGCCGGGCTTGGGGGTGCCGGCCGCGTTGTCGTACACGATCACCACGTCACGGGGGTCCTCGCCGGCGCCGATCCAGGTGGCCTCCGTGCGGGTGGCGTCGACGACGACCGTCTCCCGGTAGGTGCCGGGGGCCAGCACCAGGGTCCGGCCGCTGCCGGCGGCGGCGGTCACGGCGGCCTGGACGGTGGTGAAGTCGCCGCGGCCGTGCGGGTCGACGTACAGGGTGCCGGGGGTCAGCCGGGCGGCCGGGGAGCCGTACCGCCCGAAGGGGCGGGGGCGGGCCGTGGCGGGGGCGGCGGCGAGGCCGAGTGCGGCGCCCGCCCCGGCGGCCGTCAGCAGCAGGGCCCGGCGGGAGAGGGAGGGTCGGTGACGGTGCATGCGCGTGCTCCTTCGGGGTGCGGTCCGCCGGGCCGGGGCGGTGCGGCCGCCCCGGCCCTCGGGTGCGGTGAGGTCAGCGCAGGCGGCCGGCGCCCGCGTGGTGGCCGACGATCGCGGGGACCGATCGGGCCGGGTGGACCTGGGTGCGCAGGGTGGGCGTCCAGCCCGCGCCCGGCTGGAGGGTCTCCGCGGGGATCTCCGCGTTGTGCACGGCGATCAGGTCGACGGGGCGCCCGTTGACGCGGTTGTGCGCGGCGGTGACCGGTGCCTCGCTCCATTTCTTGAGGATCTTGGCGGGGCTGATCCCGCCGGGCAGCGTGAAGGCGTTGTGCTCGGCGACGAGCCGGGACTCCTTGCCGATGCCGAAGCTGTAGGAGTAGGACTCGCCGGCCACGAAGTGGTTGTTGTACGAGTCGACCTGGCCGAAGCGGATGCGGGGGGCGCGCTCGACGAGGTTCTCGAACAGGTTGTGGTGGAAGGTGACCTTCAGGTGCCCCCGGTCGCCGGCGGCGGTGGACTCGCTGTCGCTGTTGCCGATCAGGATCGTCTTGTCGTGGTCGGCGAAGACGTTCCAGGAGGCGGTGACGTAGTCGGCGCCGCGCACGATGTCCAGCTGGCCGTCGTGCTGCTGGTAGAGCATCCCGAAGTGGACCGGTGCCGCGCTGTCGGGGTGCGCGCCGTCGGTGAAGGTGTTGTGGTCCAGCCAGACGTGGGTGGAGCCGTACACGACGGCGCTGTCGTACGCGGAGTTCCAGTTGCCCTTGCTGCCGTCCGTGGGGTCCCACTGGGGGAAGCAGTCCAGGGGGCTCTCGAAGGTGAGGTTGCGGACGATGACGTTGTCGACGTCCTTGATCTGGAGGCTGGCGCCCTTGAAGCCGGCGCCGCGGCCGACGCCGATGATCGTGGTGTTGGAGGGGATGTTCGCCTTGATGGCCTGGTCCTGGCGGGCGGCGGAGGCGCGGCGCAGGCCCTCGGGGCTGTCGTCGGGCTCGGCGCTCAGGTCGGTGTCCAGACCCCACTTCTCGGGGGCGTACGCGGCCAGGTAGGCGTCGAAGTCGTAGCCGGGCACGGCGAAGGCGTCGCAGCCGTCCGCGACCGCGTCGATGGTGCCCTTCACCTTGATGATCTTCGGTGCGCTGCCGCCGGCGGCCAGGGCGGCCTTGAACTGGGCCCAGGTGGTGACGGTGTACACGTGCTCGGCGACGGCGGCGGCCCCGCCGGTGGTGCCGGTGCCGTGGGAGGCCCAGCCGTCCTTGGCCGGAAGGGTCTGCCGGGCAGGGTCGCGGACGTCGTCGCGGGCCTGGGCGGTGGTGCCGGCCAGGGACAGCACGAGGGCGGTGCAGCCGGCCAGCACGGCGGCTCTCTTCATGGCATGCCCATGCCATGTCTGGGTGGTCACGATACGGCTCTCCTTCATCGGGTCGGGGGGCGGGGCCTCGTCTCGGGCCGGGCGCGCGGGGCCCGGCCTCATCCGAGCGGAAGCCCCTCGGCGGAAGGCTGCGGCGGCCAGTCGATCCAGGAGACGGGGATCTCCTCGTCCAGCCGGCGCACGTCCCGGGGCGCCAGCACCCGGGTGCGCACCAGCTCCCGCGCCACCAGCCGGGCCACCTCGATCGCGCCCGGCGGGTTGAAGTGCGTGTTGTCCTGCTCGGTGGCCGTCCAGTTGAAGTACGTCTTGGTGCCCTCCACGCCGATCCGCTGCCACAGCTCCAGCGACCGCTCCTGGAGGTCGAGCAGGGCCACGCCCTCCTCGGCGGCGAGCGCCCGCATCGCCGCCGGGTACTCGCCGTGGCTCGGCAGGGCCCGGCCCTGCGCGTCGAACCGGCGCCGCTCGACGGAGGTGGCGAGCACGGGCCGCGCGCCGCGGGCGCGGGCCCCCTCGACGTACCGCAGCAGGTACTCGCGGTAGGTGGTCCAGGGCTCGGTGTACCGGGCGGGGTCCTGGCTCTTCTCGTCGTTGTGCCCGAACTGGACCAGCAGGAAGTCCCCGGGCCGGATCACCCCGAGGATCGCCTCCAGCCGGCCCTCGTCGGCGAAGCTCTTGGAACTGCGCCCGTTCACCGCGTGGTTGGCGACGGGCCGGTGGCGGTGCAGGAAGAACGGCAGCGCCATGCCCCACCCGGTCTCGGGCGCGGCGTCGGCGTACTTCTGGGCGGCGGTGGAGTCCCCCGCGATGTACAGGGTGCGGGGGCGCGGGGCGGCGGCCCGGGCGGTGCCGGTGGACGCGAGGGCCAGCGGGGCGGCGGCCAGGGCCGCGGAAGCGACCTGTCTGCGGGTGAGGGACACGGTGTGCCTTTCGGGAAGCGGACGGGACACCCCCTCGGGGGGCGGGACCGGCCGCGCCGCGCGGGCGCGCCCGGCGGGGACGGCCCGCGCCCGCGGCGGGCGCGGGCCGTCACGGGACCCGGCGGGTGCTCAGCCCCGCTGCTGCTTCCACTCGGCCTGCGCCTCGTTGAGCTGCTCGGCCATCTGGTCCAGGAACTTCTTCGCGCTCATCTTCCCGAGCAGCACCTTCTGGAAGTTCGGCTCGTTCTCGGCCTTGGAGATGGAGTTCCAGTCCGGCAGGTAGTACGGGAGCTGGACGATGGTCGTGGACCCGTCCGACAGCGCCTCGGCCGCCAGCTTGGTCGGCTCGGCCCTGGAGATCCACGCGTCCCTGGCCGCCTCGGTGTTGGCCGGTACCTGCCCCGCCGACTCGTTGAACTTCGAGTTCTCCTCGTGGCTGACGGCGAACTCGATGAACTTCCAGGCGGCCTCCTTGTTCTTGGAGCTCTTGAACAGGCCGAGGCCGTCGACCGGGTTGGAGACCTGGACCCGCTTGCCGCCGGGTCCGGTCGGCTGCGGGATGCCCCGGAACCGGTCGGTGCCGAACGCCGCCACGTGGTCCTGGTACGAGCCGAGGTTGTGGTTCAGCATGCCGATGGTGCCGGAGTCCCACTGGGCGACCATCTTGGTGAAGTCGTTGTTCAGGTCGGCGGCCGGGGTGACCTTCTTGTACAGGGCGGCGTACTTCTCCAGCGCCTCGACGTTCCTCGGGTCGTTGACCGTGGTCTTCTCGCCGCTGGAGTCCCAGAACGAGGTGATCCCGGACTGCCCGTACATCGCGTCCAGGGCCTGGGCGATGGAGCCGGCGCCGCCGCGGATGGTGTAGCCGAACTGGTTCCTGCCCTTGTCGGTGAGCTTCTGCGCGGCCTCGAAGAAGGCGTCCCAGGTCGTCGGCGCGTCCAGCCCGGCCTTCTCGAACAGGTCGGTGCGGTAGTAGAGCACGCCGTTGTTGGCGGAGGTCGGCACCGAGTACAGCTTGCCGTCGCCGCCGCCGGCGGCCTTCATCGACTCCAGCATGTCCTCGTTGAGCTTGCCGTTCAGGGACGATCCGGTGACCCGGTAGTCCAGCGGCTCCAGCGCGTCCTGCGCGGCGAACCCGGCGAGCATCGCGGCGCCGACGCCGCCGACGTCCGGCAGGCCGCCGCCCTGGATGGCGGTGTCCACCTTGGACTGGTACTCGGTGGAGGCGATGCCGACGTACTCGACGTCGATGTCCGGGTTCGCCTTCTCGAAGTCGGCGATGACCTCCTTCCAGATGTCGGTGCGGACACCGCCGTTGTTGTCCCAGAAGACGATCTTGCCCGTGCCGCTGCCCTCGGCGCCCTGGTCGCCGCCCGCCCCGCTGCCGTCGTCACCGCAGGCGGTGGCGGTCAGCGCGAGCACGGCCCCCAGGGCGACGGCGGCCGGGAACCGGCGCCTGCCTGTGCTGCTGGTGCGAATGCTGATCTTCATTGGTCGGCTCTCTTCTTCTGGATCCAACGTCAGATGTGCGGGTGCGTGGGGGGGTCAGTGGCGGGTGTGCGGGGCCCAGCCGTCCGTACCCCGGAGGTACGCGGCGACGGTGTACGCGCGGGCCTCCTCGGCACCGAGCTGCGGCCGGTCGGCGGTGACGGCCGCGCCCGGCCCGCTGTTGCGGTACTCGGCGAAGCGGGCGTCCTTCCACGAGAAGCCGCTCATGTCGGTCCACGGCGCGGACTTGACCGCGGCCGGCAGCCAGGTGTCCCGGATCAGCACCTGGCCGACCGCGTCCGGGTCGCCGCCCGGGTGCCAGGGGCGACCGAGGTGGAAGGTCCCGGCGGGAGCGTCGCTCACGATCCGCGACCGGGTGATCAGGAAGCCGTACGGGTTGCCCTTCCAGGTCGAGGGGGCGGTGATGTAGCCGTTGTTGGTGGCCGAGCCCCGGCTCAGCGCCTTGATGACGCCGCGCTCGACGACGGTGGTGGCCCGTCCGTAGAGGAAGTCGACGTCTCCCTCGATGTAGGAGTCGCGGATGTAGACCCGGCTGACGGTGGCCGGCGCGGGGCTGTCCGTCATGAGGGTGTCCTGGTTGCCCAGGAAGGCGGTGTCCTCGAAGACGATCCGGTCGCCGGTCGTCTTCACCGCCAGCGCCTGCTCGCCGTTCAGCTCGTGCGCGGCCTCGTCGAAGTCGTTGGCGAAGGTGAGGTTGCGCGCGGTGACGTCGCTGGCGGCGATCCGCACGGTGGCGCTCCCGCTGGAACCGCCGTACGCGGCGGGCGTGTCATGGACGATGACGGTCTCGGACCGCTTCTGTCCAGTCCCCTGCAACGAGATGTTCGGCTTCGCCGCCGGGACGAACACCTTCTCGCGGTACGTCCCCGGGGCGACGGCGACGACGACCCGGCCGTCGTTGCCGGCGGGCACGGCGTCCACGGCCGCCTGGACGGTGGGGTAGTCGGCGGGGACGTGCAGCGTCACCGCGTCGCCGACCCGCTTCTGCGGCCCGGAGAACCGCTGGACCAGCGCGGGGACGGCCGCCGCCGGGTCGGGCCGGTAGGCGTAGAAGGCGTGGGGGTCGAACGCCTCGCCCCACTCGTCGTGCCGGCCGGTGGTGTTCTGAAGGATCGACCCGCGCTCCACCAGCTCGGCGGTCGCGTCCGCCTGGTAGGGGTGCTGGACGTCCCGGTAGTAGCTGTTCTCGATGACCATCCGGGTCTTGCCGCGCGACCAGTTCCCGTACGTCCACACCGGGTCGTCCGGGTCCGCCTGGGCGGTGAGGTAGTTGTTGTACAGGTGCGCGTAGGCGGCGTTGTCCACGGACGGGTTGCGCTGTTTGGTGTCGGCGAACCAGTTGTGGTCGACGGTGATCTGCGTCCTGACGTTGCTCGTCCAGCCGATGCCGAAGGTCTTGTTGTTGTTCTCGAACCGGTTGTAGGAGACGGTCACGTACTCGCTGTCCTTGCGGATGTCGAGCTGTCCGTCGCAGATGTTCGAGAAGCGGTTGTGGTCGACCCACACATGGTGGGCGGTGTCCATCTGGATGCCGTCGAAGTCGGTGTCCTTGCAGTCCCAGTCGCCCTCGACCGCCGAGTCGCGGATCGTCAGGTTCCGGATGATCACGTTGTGGGTGCCGGGCGCGAGATGCAGCTCGCCGTGGACGATCTCGCCGGTGTCGCCCATGCCGACGATGGTCTTGTCCGAGGCGACCGCGATGTCCGCGCCGAACGGCTCCACCGCGATCGAGCCCCGCACGCGGATGATGTACGGCTCCTCGGCCGCGGCGTACTTCGCCAGCCCCGCCTGGTCGGTGACGGTGACGACCTTGCCGCCCGCGCCGCCGGTGGTGCCCCCGGCGAGCGAGGCGAAGCCGTGCGGGACGTCGGTCCACCGGCCGCCCGCGGCGCCTTCGCCGGCCCCGGCCGCCGCGGCGGACCGGGCGGCCCCGGTGCCGGCCGCGGCGGCCGGGGCCGCCTGGGCCTGCCCGGCCGTCGCGAGGGCCAGGGCGCCGGCCAGGCCGAGGCTGGCTGCCAGGGTTCTTCCCGCCGCGGGCGGGCGCTTGCTGGTCGGGTGGGTCATGGCGGCTCCAACGGGCTCACGGGGGAGAGGGGGCAGTCACAGGGCTCGGATGCGGAACTGCGTGAAGGTGGCCGTGCCGGCGTGTCCCTCGCCGGCGGGGGCCAGGGCGAACAGGCCCAGCAGGGCGCCGACCCACCGCCAGGGGGTGGCGGCGAAGACCTGCCCGGCCTCGCGCGGCCCGTCGCCCACGTCGTAGGAGAAGCGGCAGCGCGCCCCCGCGCCGATCTCGACGCGCAGCCGGGCCCGGCCCCCGGGTGCGGGGCACGCGTGGGCGGCGTCCCGCTCCCGGTCGGCGACCGCCTCCGCGAACCGGTGCACGAGGTGGACCGACCCGTCCGCGCCGCGCTGGAGACCGATCCAGCGGTAGGCGTCGCCGAGGACCGCCAGCCCGGCCCGGGCGCCCGGCTCCTCGCTCTCCAGCCGCAGCTCCACCTCGACCGCGCAGGGCATGCCGGGCAGCCGCTGCGTGAGCACGCCGGCCAGCCTGCGCAGATCGTGAGCGTCGGCGGAGCGGACGCAGGCCAGTCGCAGCCCGTCGCCGGAGTGCTGGGTGGCCCAGCCGTCCTGGGGGTTGGCGGTCCACTGCCACTGGCGGCCGTACCGTCCGCCGGGGAAGTCGTCGTCGGTGGCGGGCGCGGCGGGCGGCTGCGGCGGGAGGTCGGGCCGCCGGTGCTCGGTGACGGGCGCCCCGTCGTCGCCGAGGACCGGCCATCCGTCGTCGTCCCAGCGCATCGGCTGGAGGTGGACCACCCGGCCGTAGGGGCCGCGCTGCTGGAAGTGCAGGAACCAGTCCTCGCCCGCGGGGGTGCGCACCCAGCCGCCCTGGTGCGGCCCGTTGACGTCGGTGTCCTTCTGCTCCAGGACGACCTTCTCCTCGTACGGCCCGAAGAAGCCGCGCGAGCGGAAGGCTCCCTGCCAGCCGGTCTCCACGCTCCCGGCGGGAGCGAAGATCCAGAACCAGCCGTCGTGGCGGTAGAGCTTGGGCCCCTCCAGCGTGAACCAGCCGGGGATGCGGTCGGCGTCGACGATCACCTTCCCCTCGTCGAGGAG contains the following coding sequences:
- a CDS encoding rhamnogalacturonan acetylesterase, whose product is MSLTRRQVASAALAAAPLALASTGTARAAAPRPRTLYIAGDSTAAQKYADAAPETGWGMALPFFLHRHRPVANHAVNGRSSKSFADEGRLEAILGVIRPGDFLLVQFGHNDEKSQDPARYTEPWTTYREYLLRYVEGARARGARPVLATSVERRRFDAQGRALPSHGEYPAAMRALAAEEGVALLDLQERSLELWQRIGVEGTKTYFNWTATEQDNTHFNPPGAIEVARLVARELVRTRVLAPRDVRRLDEEIPVSWIDWPPQPSAEGLPLG
- a CDS encoding dienelactone hydrolase family protein, with amino-acid sequence MLPGDLPGFHQVLKDELRFPLAWGTSPIRDFGVWRRTARARVEEHLLVDRQDDTPYDPEFTDRREADGWTRERVTVSLTRYARVPGALLTPHGTGPFPAVLLLHDHGSRFDIGKEKLIGPWYDDARLASARRWADRCYGGRFVGDELARRGYVVLCLDALGWGDRGPLAYERQQALAGNLYHLGSSLAGLLAREDARAAAFLAGLERVAAARVAALGFSLGGYRAWQTAALSDAVAAAASVCWMTGLKELMVPGGNTLRGQSAFHMLHPGLARHLDLPDVASIAAPRPMLFLHGERDPLFTADGVRAAHARLRAVWDSRHAGERLRTRVWPGVGHVFTRPMQEEVFAWLDRVL
- a CDS encoding SigE family RNA polymerase sigma factor, which codes for MGTVVDDAASVEFHAFFERYYAELSRLAHLLTGEPDAADDLAADALLALWHRWDRVRAADHPVAYARGVVANLARTRVRSAVRERRRIALFWSQREERTENPDVAGVVDVQEALRRLPFRKRACVVLRHAFDLSEKDTALALGVSVGTVKSQTSKGMAELQRLLGTRHVPQRVHVAMARTGEAGGRNR
- a CDS encoding pectinesterase family protein — protein: MHRHRPSLSRRALLLTAAGAGAALGLAAAPATARPRPFGRYGSPAARLTPGTLYVDPHGRGDFTTVQAAVTAAAGSGRTLVLAPGTYRETVVVDATRTEATWIGAGEDPRDVVIVYDNAAGTPKPGGGTYGTSGSATVTVQADGFTAHRITFANDWLRADHPGTSGTQAVALKAQGDRSAFHHCRFLGHQDTLYADTRDLGHFARQYFAHCHVEGDVDFVFGRATAVFDHCHFRTLDRTDLSGAPYGFVFAPSTAGANPRGFLVTRSRITSEAPDAFYKLARPWVPSSDLTTRPMLTVRDTRLGPGIDAVAPYANMRDAHPWQTMRFAEYRNTGPGAAVTVPENRPQLTRAQAASHTRAAQLGDWRPDAPR
- a CDS encoding ABC transporter substrate-binding protein, whose translation is MKISIRTSSTGRRRFPAAVALGAVLALTATACGDDGSGAGGDQGAEGSGTGKIVFWDNNGGVRTDIWKEVIADFEKANPDIDVEYVGIASTEYQSKVDTAIQGGGLPDVGGVGAAMLAGFAAQDALEPLDYRVTGSSLNGKLNEDMLESMKAAGGGDGKLYSVPTSANNGVLYYRTDLFEKAGLDAPTTWDAFFEAAQKLTDKGRNQFGYTIRGGAGSIAQALDAMYGQSGITSFWDSSGEKTTVNDPRNVEALEKYAALYKKVTPAADLNNDFTKMVAQWDSGTIGMLNHNLGSYQDHVAAFGTDRFRGIPQPTGPGGKRVQVSNPVDGLGLFKSSKNKEAAWKFIEFAVSHEENSKFNESAGQVPANTEAARDAWISRAEPTKLAAEALSDGSTTIVQLPYYLPDWNSISKAENEPNFQKVLLGKMSAKKFLDQMAEQLNEAQAEWKQQRG
- a CDS encoding glycoside hydrolase family 43 protein, with the translated sequence MSADTYRNPVLNADWSDPDVIRVGDDFYLTASSFGRAPGLPLLHSRDLVGWTLVGHALQRLEPADRFAEPRHDCGVWAPSLRHHDDRFWIFWGDPDQGIFQINAPGIRGPWTRPHLLKPGKGLIDPCPLWDEETGEAYLVHAWAKSRSGVKNRLTGHRMHPDGTSLLDEGKVIVDADRIPGWFTLEGPKLYRHDGWFWIFAPAGSVETGWQGAFRSRGFFGPYEEKVVLEQKDTDVNGPHQGGWVRTPAGEDWFLHFQQRGPYGRVVHLQPMRWDDDGWPVLGDDGAPVTEHRRPDLPPQPPAAPATDDDFPGGRYGRQWQWTANPQDGWATQHSGDGLRLACVRSADAHDLRRLAGVLTQRLPGMPCAVEVELRLESEEPGARAGLAVLGDAYRWIGLQRGADGSVHLVHRFAEAVADRERDAAHACPAPGGRARLRVEIGAGARCRFSYDVGDGPREAGQVFAATPWRWVGALLGLFALAPAGEGHAGTATFTQFRIRAL
- a CDS encoding pectate lyase family protein yields the protein MTTQTWHGHAMKRAAVLAGCTALVLSLAGTTAQARDDVRDPARQTLPAKDGWASHGTGTTGGAAAVAEHVYTVTTWAQFKAALAAGGSAPKIIKVKGTIDAVADGCDAFAVPGYDFDAYLAAYAPEKWGLDTDLSAEPDDSPEGLRRASAARQDQAIKANIPSNTTIIGVGRGAGFKGASLQIKDVDNVIVRNLTFESPLDCFPQWDPTDGSKGNWNSAYDSAVVYGSTHVWLDHNTFTDGAHPDSAAPVHFGMLYQQHDGQLDIVRGADYVTASWNVFADHDKTILIGNSDSESTAAGDRGHLKVTFHHNLFENLVERAPRIRFGQVDSYNNHFVAGESYSYSFGIGKESRLVAEHNAFTLPGGISPAKILKKWSEAPVTAAHNRVNGRPVDLIAVHNAEIPAETLQPGAGWTPTLRTQVHPARSVPAIVGHHAGAGRLR
- a CDS encoding pectinesterase family protein, coding for MTHPTSKRPPAAGRTLAASLGLAGALALATAGQAQAAPAAAAGTGAARSAAAAGAGEGAAGGRWTDVPHGFASLAGGTTGGAGGKVVTVTDQAGLAKYAAAEEPYIIRVRGSIAVEPFGADIAVASDKTIVGMGDTGEIVHGELHLAPGTHNVIIRNLTIRDSAVEGDWDCKDTDFDGIQMDTAHHVWVDHNRFSNICDGQLDIRKDSEYVTVSYNRFENNNKTFGIGWTSNVRTQITVDHNWFADTKQRNPSVDNAAYAHLYNNYLTAQADPDDPVWTYGNWSRGKTRMVIENSYYRDVQHPYQADATAELVERGSILQNTTGRHDEWGEAFDPHAFYAYRPDPAAAVPALVQRFSGPQKRVGDAVTLHVPADYPTVQAAVDAVPAGNDGRVVVAVAPGTYREKVFVPAAKPNISLQGTGQKRSETVIVHDTPAAYGGSSGSATVRIAASDVTARNLTFANDFDEAAHELNGEQALAVKTTGDRIVFEDTAFLGNQDTLMTDSPAPATVSRVYIRDSYIEGDVDFLYGRATTVVERGVIKALSRGSATNNGYITAPSTWKGNPYGFLITRSRIVSDAPAGTFHLGRPWHPGGDPDAVGQVLIRDTWLPAAVKSAPWTDMSGFSWKDARFAEYRNSGPGAAVTADRPQLGAEEARAYTVAAYLRGTDGWAPHTRH